TCATCCACTTGGTTCTTTTCCTCACCTAAAAACTTTGACACAACCTTTAAAGCCAATTTTTCAGGTAAACTAATTACAACTGACCCTACAGCCTGACCGGCAAGACCGATAACACCGGAAATATCAAAAGAGGGCTCATCATCTTTTTTTAAATAAAGCTCACCTTTTTTGGGCTCTATACCTATCATTGTATTAAACACTGAAAGTGTTGACTCTATAAATGGGTTTATATACTCCGCCTTCATCTATGCCCCCTGCACCGAGATTAATGTTATTCTATTCTTTTTAGCAAAGTTTTCACATTCTTTCTTGTCTACTATAAATGTCTTACCAGCCTCTACAGCCAACAGCCGGCCCTTATTATCCGCTATTTTTTTTAAAGTGTCAACTCCTACCGTCGGCACATCAAATCTTTCATCCTGGTCAGGCTTGGCTACTTTCACCACTATTCCACCTTTTTTGGCTAACTGTAACCCTCTTTCTATTGCTGCATCAGTACCTTCAATCGCCTCTAACGCCATTACCGCCTTGTTTTTAATAACTACAGTTTGACCAATATCAAGCCTTCCCAGCTCTTTTGCTATCTTAAATCCAAACTCTATATCCTCTTTTTCTTTATTTGTTGGGCTTTTCCCTATAAGAATATCTTCTTCTGCAAGAAGACTTTTTAGGACATCCGTCTGTTTTAAAACATTTATCCCCATTTTATCTAGTTCATTTATGACAGCGTTCATTATCGTATCGTCCTTTCTGTCTTTGAGAGAAAAAAGAATTTTAACTGCCTTCATATCTAACTTCAAATTATTATAAAGGAGAGACTTGTTAACCTTTCCGGCAAAAACGACATCGGTAACATTCTCT
This DNA window, taken from Deferrivibrio essentukiensis, encodes the following:
- a CDS encoding chemotaxis protein CheX is translated as MKAEYINPFIESTLSVFNTMIGIEPKKGELYLKKDDEPSFDISGVIGLAGQAVGSVVISLPEKLALKVVSKFLGEEKNQVDDDVVDAVGELINMVAGSTKKVFSEKGLRFKISIPNVIVGKGHKIKRPSNVPCLGVFFNIDDEKFTVEVALKES
- a CDS encoding LpxI family protein, which produces MKIALLAGYGKLPVFAVKSLQEANRDFIVITFSEEFNQSIETDGIVVYSLSVGQVGKILDILKKENVTDVVFAGKVNKSLLYNNLKLDMKAVKILFSLKDRKDDTIMNAVINELDKMGINVLKQTDVLKSLLAEEDILIGKSPTNKEKEDIEFGFKIAKELGRLDIGQTVVIKNKAVMALEAIEGTDAAIERGLQLAKKGGIVVKVAKPDQDERFDVPTVGVDTLKKIADNKGRLLAVEAGKTFIVDKKECENFAKKNRITLISVQGA